A single Anopheles arabiensis isolate DONGOLA chromosome 2, AaraD3, whole genome shotgun sequence DNA region contains:
- the LOC120908748 gene encoding dendritic arbor reduction protein 1, giving the protein MTLPTNSTSTVAEDDSDMFGPPHSSPPIRRNRPKVPMISPQLKQREVRKRILQLCVHKLERIKDSERNLRRSVCINNTYSRLTDDIRREKQHKLLMLSNLAKSTDSSRKQLDEDDVSSEDCINNNNNITNANNNNNSSSNNNTNGSHLHHHHHHHHHHHHHRHHHDELGEFVHNNENMNNNCQLQHNHNLASQHHHNHLSHHQHLQALHQRLAQSPIMSNGSTTTTTAAAAPESNGGSDGAADRPPSSPVSQRKPAAASSVEADLETLDRELCALDAAMPLVDPEITQGAEQLEQAMVSRKRKFASIDDDDSDRLVREALSQIYFPSAGRLLTGIDDCPPATEERRVEDEQQQQQRTNAGDAAAVATAADCISPKRPKIGDLLEQHQSQQQQLHSFSHPFLHPFHPLPDLAGFDYQVHHHHQKEFEVIMDALRLGVSNGGAMAAAAVVAATSAAGAAAAAAAAAAAAAAATGNATGTAMMGCCGVVAGSAAGSGNGPSASVGPASCQGTVVGGGGVGAGGAVDSCGQAAMLMGGPDGGASVFHNLVVTSLET; this is encoded by the exons ATGACCCTGCCAACGAACAGTACGTCCACCGTGGCCGAGGACGACTCGGACATGTTTGGGCCGCCCCACTCGTCGCCGCCGATCCGCCGCAACCGGCCGAAGGTGCCGATGATCTCGCCCCAGCTGAAGCAGCGCGAGGTGCGCAAGCGGATACTGCAGCTGTGCGTGCACAAGCTGGAGCGCATCAAGGACTCGGAGCGCAATCTGCGCCGCTCGGTGTGCATCAACAACACCTACTCGCGCCTCACCGACGACATACGGCGCGAGAAGCAGCACAAGCTGCTGATGCTCTCCAATCTCGCCAA ATCCACTGACAGCAGCAGAAAGCAACTCGACGAGGACGATGTCTCGTCGGAGGactgcatcaacaacaacaacaacattaccaatgccaacaacaacaacaacagcagcagcaacaacaacaccaatgGCAGCCATctgcatcatcaccaccatcaccatcaccaccaccatcaccatcgccaccatcaCGACGAGCTCGGCGAGTTCGTGCACAACAATGAAAACATGAACAACAACTGCCAGCTGCAGCACAACCACAACCTCGCCTcgcagcaccaccacaaccacctcagccaccaccagcacctgCAGGCCCTGCACCAGCGGTTGGCCCAGTCGCCAATCATGTCCAAtggttccaccaccaccaccaccgccgccgccgcaccgGAATCGAACGGCGGTTCGGACGGCGCGGCCGACCGGCCCCCGTCCAGCCCGGTCAGCCAGCGCAAGCCGGCGGCCGCCTCGTCGGTCGAGGCCGATCTCGAGACGCTCGACCGGGAGCTGTGCGCGCTGGACGCGGCCATGCCGCTGGTCGACCCGGAGATCACGCAGGGCGCGGAGCAGCTCGAGCAGGCGATGGTGTCGCGCAAGCGCAAGTTCGCCTcgatcgacgacgacgacagcgacCGGCTGGTGCGGGAAGCCCTGTCCCAGATCTACTTCCCGAGCGCCGGCCGGCTGCTGACCGGCATCGACGACTGTCCGCCGGCGACCGAGGAGCGCCGGGTGgaggacgagcagcagcagcagcagcgcaccaACGCTGGCGACGCTGCAGCAGTGGCCACCGCCGCCGACTGTATCTCACCGAAACGACCAAAGATTGGCGACCTGCTCGAGCAGCACCaaagtcagcagcagcagttgcacTCCTTCTCCCACCCGTTCCTGCACCCGTTCCATCCGCTGCCGGATCTGGCCGGGTTCGACTACCAggtgcaccatcaccaccagaaGGAGTTCGAGGTGATCATGGACGCGCTCCGGCTGGGCGTCAGCAATGGCGGGgcgatggcggcggcggccgtcGTCGCCGCGACGTCGGCGGctggggcggcggcggccgcagcagcagcggcagcggcggccgcGGCCGCCACCGGCAACGCAACCGGCACGGCGATGATGGGCTGCTGCGGTGTTGTGGCCGGCAGTGCCGCCGGCAGTGGGAACGGCCCGTCCGCCAGCGTCGGCCCCGCCTCCTGCCAGGGGACGGTAGTGGGCGGTGGCGGGGTCGGCGCGGGCGGTGCCGTCGATTCCTGCGGCCAGGCGGCCATGCTGATGGGCGGCCCGGACGGCGGGGCCAGCGTGTTCCACAATCTCGTCGTTACGTCGCTGGAAACTTGA